The Psychrobacillus sp. FSL K6-2836 nucleotide sequence TACGTGAAATTCTTCCATCGCTTGCTCCTCTGCAAAGCTCGTCGCAGAAGAACGTTGTCAGGGCTAACATAGGCGCTAGCGCATTTCGTCATTAAACTTTTCTTAATGTAAATGTACTGATCATTAGTAATGCGAGGATAATGAATAAAAACATATACGAGACAGATGGTACATATTCTATCGCGAAATAAGAGAGCGTTAAGATTACACCAGCTACAGTAATAGGTAAACCTGTAAAAAAACCATTCGGTTCAGAAATATTAAATCGTGCGAGCCTGAAAGCACCACATGCTATATAAATAACGGTTATTATCATTCCAGTTACACTAAACTCTTGTAATACTAATGAATACATCAGTAATGCAGGAGCTATCCCGAATGAAATAATATCGCTCATGGAATCTAGTTGTTTGCCTAATTCGGATTCCAGATGAAATTTTCTTGCTACAATTCCATCAAATCTGTCTAAAAGGCCACCTATAAATATAAATAATACACTAAACGTGTAATTTTCATTCATCGTTGCCATGATGGCTGCACCTCCAAAAGCAAGATTGCCAATGGTGATCATGTTCGCCGCATGTGATTTCAATTTTTTTACTGTTTGATACATCGCGTTTTGTAAAAACATTGCAAATCACTCCTTTACAAATAACATATTTGTTCATTATACTTCGATTAAGTAAAAATAGTAAGTTTAATTTTTCCTAGGGAGCTAAAAAATGAGAGAAAAATTATACCAAACCATGATTGAATTAACCAATGGGAAATGGTCCTCGTCACTAATCAGAAGCTTTACAAAGTCCAGTGTAAGCAGACGCATGATTCCCTATTATATTAATTATTTTAATATATCAACTCAAGATACGATACAAAAAAGTACTGATTTCACTAGTTTACATGATTTTTTTATTCGTAAAGTTAAAGTGGAGAGTCGTCCGATTGATCGGGAATTCAATAGCATCATTAGCCCGGTAGATGCTACAATAGAGACCTTTGGGGATATTACAGGGGACGGGCTCTTTTATGTAAAGCAGAAAACCTACACATTACAGGATATGCTAGGTTCGGAGAAAATAGCTTCATCCTTTCAAAATGGAAAGTATATCATTTTATACTTAAGCCCTGCAGAATATCACCGAATACATTCTCCAGTAGATGGGAAAGTACTAAGTCAATATAGTCTTGGTGAAAAATCGTATCCAGTTAATAAATGGGGACTTCAGTATGGAAAACAAACGATAAGTGGTAACTACCGAATGCTTACAGAATTAGAAATGCCTAACGAAAAAAAATGTATACATATAAAAGTAGGAGCTATGTTTGTAAATTCGATTGAGCTTACGAATAATTCTACAATATGGAATAAAGGAGAAGAGGTCGGATATTTCTCCTTTGGATCCACTGTCGTTATGCTATTCGAAGCTGATAGCGTGGAGTTCTCAAGTAAAGTTCACCCTGGTAAATTTGTCCGAATGGGTGAGAATGTAGCAAATATGCTATAATCATAAATAGAAAAAGCCTCGAATTGGAGTGTTCGTCTTTGTATTCAAATTTTATACCTAGTGAATTTGTAAGAAGTGTTTTTCATATAACACCTGAAATGTTAAAAGATAAAGGGATAAAGGGCATTATTACAGATTTAGATAACACATTAGTTGAATGGGATCGACCAGATGCTACACCTAAATTGATCGAGTGGTTTGCAAGTATTAAAGCTGCTGGGATTCAGGTAACAATTGTTTCAAACAATAACGAGCTGCGAGTTAAATCCTTTGCAGATCCACTTGGAATTCCATTCATATTTAAAGCTCGAAAGCCACTTGGAAAAGCATTTCGCCAAGCATTAAGTATTATGACGGTGAAACGTGAAGAAGTAGTAGTCATTGGTGATCAGTTATTAACCGATGTATTTGGCGGAAACAGACAAAAACTTCATACGATTTTAGTCATTCCGGTTGCAAAATCTGATGGTTTTGTGACTAAATTTAATCGTATGGTGGAACGAAGAATTTTTAGTTACTTGGACAAAAAAGGACAAGTTACATGGGAGGAAGAAGCGTGACAGAAGCACCAAAATGTATCGGCTGCGGTACAATAATTCAAACAGAAAAAGTAGGAGAGCCTGGTTTTGCACCAGTGTCCTCTTTAGAAAAAGAAGATATTATATGTCAGCGTTGTTTCCGATTGAAGAATTACAATGAATTACAGCCAGTTTCATTGACAGATGATGATTTCCTTCGAATATTAAATAGCTTAGGAACTCAAAAAGGATTAATCGTTAAAATAGTTGATATCTTTGATTTTAATGGTAGCTGGTTACCTGGTTTGCATCGTTTTGTTGGCAATAATCCTATATTGTTAATAGCTAATAAGGCAGACTTATTACCGAAATCAGTGAAAAAAAATAAAGTCATCAACTGGATGAAACAGGAAGCTAAAAAACTAGGCTTGTCTCCAATAGACGTATTGTTTGTAAGTGCACATAAAGGTACAGGTATGCCAGAAGCAATGGAAGCAATTGAGCATTATAGAAAAGGCGAAAACGTTTATGTTGTTGGATGTACAAATGTTGGAAAGTCGACTTTTATTAACCGTATTATTAAACAAGCAACTGGAGAGGATGCGATTATTACTACTTCACATTTCCCCGGTACTACATTAGATATGATTGAAATTCCATTAGATGACACTAAGTCATTATTTGATACACCTGGTATTATAAATCACCATCAAATGGCACATTATTTAGATCCATCGGAATTGAAATATATTACACCAAAAAAAGAAATTAAACCGAAAGTATTTCAGTTAAATAGTGAACAAACATTATATTTAGGCGGCTTATCTCGATTTGACTTTATCAAAGGTGACCGAGCAGCATTTACCTGCCATATAGCAAATGATATTCCAATTCACCGTACAAAATTAGAGAATGCGGATAATTTATATAAAGAGCATAAAGGTAAATTATTATCTCCTCCTAGTGAAGAGTTTGCGGATCTATTGCCTCCTTTAGTTCGTCATGAATTTAAGATCAAAGATGACAAAACAGATATCGTATTTTCTGGATTAGGATGGATTACTGTACAACGTGGAGGAGTAATTGTAGCTGCGCATGCCCCAGCAGGTGTAGAAATATCTATTCGTCCATCGTTAATATAGGGGGTTTAGGTATGAAAAAATGGTTTGCAGTGATAGGAAATCCGATTACCCATTCCTTTTCACCTACTATGCATGAAACATGGTTAAAACAGTTGAATATAGATGCAAGCTATATCCCAATTCATGTAGAAAAAAATCATTTAGAGCAAGCAGTAGAATCTTTAAAGCTCTTAGGATGTAGTGGTTGGAATGTGACTGTTCCTTTTAAAGAAGCGATTATTCCATTTCTTGATGATGTGGATGATTCGGCAAAAGGAATTGGAGCAGTAAATACAGTTGTGAAAACAGCGGACAATAAGTATGTTGGGTATAATACCGATGGATTAGGTTTTATTGAATCACTCGGCTCCATCTTACCTGAGCATAATATATTGATAATTGGAGCTGGAGGAGCTGCCCGTGGTATAGCTCATGCTTTCAAAAGTCTAGGTTATACACATCTGACAATAGCTAATAGAACGTTAGAAAAGGCTATAGTATTAGTTGATGAACTACAGACGGGACAAGCATTGACTCTTGAGGATGCAGAAACTAATTTGAGCAAGTTTGATATCGTCGTTCAAACGACTTCTCTCGGTATGAAAACTAGTGAAGCATCTTTACCAATCCAGCTAAATCGGTTAAAAGAGCATGCAATTGTTGCGGATATCGTATATAATCCTTTAGTTACCGCTTTTTTAGAGGAAGCAAAGAAAAACAATGTTCGAACAATTAATGGTCTAGGAATGCTTGTACATCAAGGAGCACTGGCCTTTTCATATTGGAATGGAGTAAAACCCGATACTGATGGGATGATCCAACAATTGATAGAGCAAATAGGAGGAAATTATGTTAACAGGTAAACAAAAAAGATTTTTACGTAGTCAAGCACACAATCTATCTCCGATTTTTCAAGTCGGTAAAGGTGGAGTGAACGATGCGATGATTAAACAAATCGGTGAAGCACTTGAAGTTCGTGAGTTAGTTAAAATTAGTATCTTACAAAATTGTGAAGAAGATAAGCAAGAAGTGGCAGAAGCACTTGCAAAAGGTACACGAGCAGAGCTAGTGCAACTGATTGGTTTAATGGTAGTGCTATATAAACCGTCTAAAAATAATAAACGAATCGAGCTTCCAAAAGCGAGTCGTGCATGAGAAAAAAAGTAGGGATTTTAGGTGGAACCTTTAACCCGCCGCATATTGGACATTTGATCATTGCAAATGAAGTACTCCATGCATTGAACTTAGATGAAGTGCGTTTAATGCCAAATGCTACCCCTCCTCATAAAGAAATTCAAAATAGAGTCACATCTATCCAACGTTTAACTATGGTGGAATTATCTGTACAAGACGCCCCTATGTTGAAGGTAGAAACGATTGAAATTGATCAAGGCGGAACTTCTTATACATTTGATACGATGGAGCTTCTTAGAAAACGAGAACTGCAAACTGATTTTTATTTTATCATCGGTGGAGATCAGGTGGAGGATTTACCGACGTGGTATCGAATCGAAGAACTTATACAAAATGTGCATTTAGTAGGAGTTCCAAGACCAAATAAATTACTCGAAACTGCATATCCTATAGTAACTTTAGATATACCACAAATCGATTTATCTTCTACTACCATTCGAAATCGAATAGCAAATGGTGAAACTACCCAGTTTCTTATTAGTGATGCTGTTCGGGATTTTATCCGAAAGGAGAAGCTATATGAAACATGAACAACTACTTGCGCAGATGAAAAGTCGTATGCCTGAAAAGCGATTTATACATACAAAAGGTGTAGCTGAAACAGCTATACAATTGGCCAAAATGTATGGAGAAGATTTTGATAAAGCAGAGATTGCGGCGATTTTGCATGATAGTGTAAAGTATGCCGATAAAGAGTGGCTAAGATCCATTATCGTTTCCGAAAAAATGAATCCATTATTATTGGATTTTAATCATGAATTGTGGCATGCTCCGGTTGGTAGTTATGTAGCGAAAACAGAATTTCAAATTATGGATCAGGATATTTTACAAGCTATCGAGTTCCATACAACGGGTCGAGCTGGTATGTCCAAATTAGAAAAAATAATTTATGTCTCAGATATGATAGAGCCTAGTCGGAATTTTTCTGGTGTTGAACCTTTACGTGAAAAAGCAAAGATCGATTTAGAAGATGCTATGACCAGTTGTATAAAGCATAGTATTTCATTTTTAATAGAAAAAAAACAACCGGTATTTCCGGACTCATTTCATTGTTACAATGATTTGATACAACAGAGAGGAACAGTGAAAGAATGACATCTTCAAATTCATTAGTAGAAATCGCTTATAAAGCAGCAGACGATAAAAGAGCAGAGGATATTGTTGTATTAAATATGCAAGGAGTTTCTTTACTTGCTGACTACTTTTTAATCTGTCATGCGAACTCGGATCGTCAAGTTCAAGCAATTGCAAAAGAGCTAGAGGACCAAGCCTTCAAAGCTGGATTTAATGTGAAGCGTTTAGAAGGTTTTGATGAAGCTAGATGGATTTTAGTTGATATGGGTGACGTTGTGGCACATGTATTCCACAAAGATGAGCGTGCTTATTATAATTTAGAGAGACTTTGGGGAGATGCACCAATGATTCAAGTTGGGCAAGATGCTTAATGTCTACGTATGAACAATTTGCTTATATTTATGATTCGTTAATGTCCGACATTCCGTATAACAAATATGCGGAATGGATACAACAGAACGCGCCCTTGGCTACATCCAAAAAATTAGTTGATATTGGTTGTGGTACGGGCGTTTTGAGTATCGAATTTGCTAAAGCAGGTTATGAGGTAATAGGTGTAGATTTATCAGATTCTATGCTTACAGTTGCCCAAAATCGAAGCTTTGAAAGTGGAACGGATATCACTTTTATATGTCAATCAATGGCTGATCTTGAAGGTGTAGATGAGGTAGATGTAGCGGTTATTGCTATAGATTCTCTAAATTATTTAGAGACATTAGAGCAAGTAGAGCAGACATTTAGTCGTTTATTTGCAGCTTTAAATCCAAATGGACAATTGTTTTTTGATGTCCATTCGCTTTATAAAATGGATGAAATTTATCCAAAT carries:
- the pssA gene encoding CDP-diacylglycerol--serine O-phosphatidyltransferase; protein product: MFLQNAMYQTVKKLKSHAANMITIGNLAFGGAAIMATMNENYTFSVLFIFIGGLLDRFDGIVARKFHLESELGKQLDSMSDIISFGIAPALLMYSLVLQEFSVTGMIITVIYIACGAFRLARFNISEPNGFFTGLPITVAGVILTLSYFAIEYVPSVSYMFLFIILALLMISTFTLRKV
- a CDS encoding phosphatidylserine decarboxylase, with product MREKLYQTMIELTNGKWSSSLIRSFTKSSVSRRMIPYYINYFNISTQDTIQKSTDFTSLHDFFIRKVKVESRPIDREFNSIISPVDATIETFGDITGDGLFYVKQKTYTLQDMLGSEKIASSFQNGKYIILYLSPAEYHRIHSPVDGKVLSQYSLGEKSYPVNKWGLQYGKQTISGNYRMLTELEMPNEKKCIHIKVGAMFVNSIELTNNSTIWNKGEEVGYFSFGSTVVMLFEADSVEFSSKVHPGKFVRMGENVANML
- a CDS encoding YqeG family HAD IIIA-type phosphatase; protein product: MYSNFIPSEFVRSVFHITPEMLKDKGIKGIITDLDNTLVEWDRPDATPKLIEWFASIKAAGIQVTIVSNNNELRVKSFADPLGIPFIFKARKPLGKAFRQALSIMTVKREEVVVIGDQLLTDVFGGNRQKLHTILVIPVAKSDGFVTKFNRMVERRIFSYLDKKGQVTWEEEA
- the yqeH gene encoding ribosome biogenesis GTPase YqeH; translation: MTEAPKCIGCGTIIQTEKVGEPGFAPVSSLEKEDIICQRCFRLKNYNELQPVSLTDDDFLRILNSLGTQKGLIVKIVDIFDFNGSWLPGLHRFVGNNPILLIANKADLLPKSVKKNKVINWMKQEAKKLGLSPIDVLFVSAHKGTGMPEAMEAIEHYRKGENVYVVGCTNVGKSTFINRIIKQATGEDAIITTSHFPGTTLDMIEIPLDDTKSLFDTPGIINHHQMAHYLDPSELKYITPKKEIKPKVFQLNSEQTLYLGGLSRFDFIKGDRAAFTCHIANDIPIHRTKLENADNLYKEHKGKLLSPPSEEFADLLPPLVRHEFKIKDDKTDIVFSGLGWITVQRGGVIVAAHAPAGVEISIRPSLI
- the aroE gene encoding shikimate dehydrogenase; its protein translation is MKKWFAVIGNPITHSFSPTMHETWLKQLNIDASYIPIHVEKNHLEQAVESLKLLGCSGWNVTVPFKEAIIPFLDDVDDSAKGIGAVNTVVKTADNKYVGYNTDGLGFIESLGSILPEHNILIIGAGGAARGIAHAFKSLGYTHLTIANRTLEKAIVLVDELQTGQALTLEDAETNLSKFDIVVQTTSLGMKTSEASLPIQLNRLKEHAIVADIVYNPLVTAFLEEAKKNNVRTINGLGMLVHQGALAFSYWNGVKPDTDGMIQQLIEQIGGNYVNR
- the yhbY gene encoding ribosome assembly RNA-binding protein YhbY, which codes for MLTGKQKRFLRSQAHNLSPIFQVGKGGVNDAMIKQIGEALEVRELVKISILQNCEEDKQEVAEALAKGTRAELVQLIGLMVVLYKPSKNNKRIELPKASRA
- a CDS encoding nicotinate-nucleotide adenylyltransferase; its protein translation is MRKKVGILGGTFNPPHIGHLIIANEVLHALNLDEVRLMPNATPPHKEIQNRVTSIQRLTMVELSVQDAPMLKVETIEIDQGGTSYTFDTMELLRKRELQTDFYFIIGGDQVEDLPTWYRIEELIQNVHLVGVPRPNKLLETAYPIVTLDIPQIDLSSTTIRNRIANGETTQFLISDAVRDFIRKEKLYET
- the yqeK gene encoding bis(5'-nucleosyl)-tetraphosphatase (symmetrical) YqeK, coding for MKHEQLLAQMKSRMPEKRFIHTKGVAETAIQLAKMYGEDFDKAEIAAILHDSVKYADKEWLRSIIVSEKMNPLLLDFNHELWHAPVGSYVAKTEFQIMDQDILQAIEFHTTGRAGMSKLEKIIYVSDMIEPSRNFSGVEPLREKAKIDLEDAMTSCIKHSISFLIEKKQPVFPDSFHCYNDLIQQRGTVKE
- the rsfS gene encoding ribosome silencing factor, which translates into the protein MTSSNSLVEIAYKAADDKRAEDIVVLNMQGVSLLADYFLICHANSDRQVQAIAKELEDQAFKAGFNVKRLEGFDEARWILVDMGDVVAHVFHKDERAYYNLERLWGDAPMIQVGQDA
- a CDS encoding class I SAM-dependent DNA methyltransferase, which gives rise to MSTYEQFAYIYDSLMSDIPYNKYAEWIQQNAPLATSKKLVDIGCGTGVLSIEFAKAGYEVIGVDLSDSMLTVAQNRSFESGTDITFICQSMADLEGVDEVDVAVIAIDSLNYLETLEQVEQTFSRLFAALNPNGQLFFDVHSLYKMDEIYPNGPFTYEDEQVAYLWHTEPGEEEHSIYHDITFFVRDESGYYERFEESHYQRTYSMEIFKNLLEKVGFSSVNVHDDIFGKPTGEVDRWFIHAVK